From Pangasianodon hypophthalmus isolate fPanHyp1 chromosome 30, fPanHyp1.pri, whole genome shotgun sequence, a single genomic window includes:
- the mpv17 gene encoding protein Mpv17 isoform X2 gives MKQIKGLELISGIELAFGSCSTGATNMKSKEISMQVKEAIIRLKKQHKSIREIAKTLGVAKSTAGYILKKKESTGELNNIERPGRPWKTTKVNDRRTLSLVKKNPFTTSTDVKNALEKGPVIGGWYRVLDRFIIGATKSTALKKMLIDQGCFAPCFLGAFLGIYGTLNGLTVEENVAKLKRDYKDALITNYYTGCCADCCCGLEFLPLMESQ, from the exons atgaagcagataaaaggtctggagttgatatcaggtattgagttggcatttggcagctgttcgactggagctaccaatatgaagtccaaggaaatctcaatgcaagtgaaggaggccatcattaggctgaaaaaacaacataaatctataagagagatagcaaaaaccttaggtgtggctaAATCAACAGCTGGgtatattcttaaaaagaaagaaagcactggtgagctcaacaacatcgaaaggcctggaagaccatggaagacaactaaagtgaatGATCGCAGAaccctttccttggtgaagaaaaaccccttcacaacatcaacagacgTCAAGAAtgctctggagaag GGACCAGTTATTGGTGGATGGTACAGAGTACTAGACAGATTTATCATTGGGGCGACCAAAAGTACTGCACTGAAGAAAATGCTAATTGACCAG GGGTGCTTTGCTCCTTGCTTTCTTGGAGCTTTCCTAGGAATCTATGGAACACTCAACGGACTCACTGTGGAAGAAAATGTAGCTAAGCTCAAGAGG GACTATAAGGATGCCTTGATCACCAATTATTAT